A portion of the Lolium rigidum isolate FL_2022 chromosome 1, APGP_CSIRO_Lrig_0.1, whole genome shotgun sequence genome contains these proteins:
- the LOC124652874 gene encoding cyclin-T1-3-like, giving the protein MDIMQTSDSSHHGIVENSPYKIPYDRHVEGGQLGASWYFSRKEIEENSLSRRDGIDLKKESYLRKSYCTFLQDFGMRLKVPQVTIATAIVFCHRFFLRQSHAKNDRQIVATVCMFLAGKVEETPRPLKDVVLISYEIIHKKDPAAIARIKQKEVYEQQKELLLIGERLVLVTLGFDMNVHHPYKPLVEAIKKFKVAQNALAQVAWNFVNDGLRTSLCLQFKPHHIAAGAIFLAAKFLKVKLPADGEKVWWQEFDVTPRQLEEVSNQMLELYEQNRVGPPPSQGNETEGSSASVRAPVKEEPLANESHQAPRQSSIPGHHGYDHPHPEKQNSNQRVPKIEARDSSANSNEGTNMSSSMMDAMKKIDKDKVKAALEKRRKSKGDAGRKVDVMDDDDLIERELEHGVELAAEDEKKPDRRQSWPHPAHREDHQNTTRKVENTEEGELSMDSHEYRSPDPDNRKRKDAHEHRGYDRGGDRDVKRLRS; this is encoded by the exons ATGGATATCATGCAGACAAGTGACTCTTCACATCATGGAATTGTAGAGAACAGCCCTTATAAAATTCCCTATGATAGACATgtggaaggtggccaacttggtgcTTCCTGGTATTTTAGTAGAAAAGAGATAGAGGAGAATTCCCTTTCAAGGAGAGATGGTATTGATTTGAAGAAGGAGTCGTACCTTCGCAAGTCATACTGCACTTTCCTTCAGGATTTCGGGATGAGGCTTAAAGT GCCCCAAGTAACAATTGCTACAGCTATAGTATTCTGCCATCGTTTTTTCCTTCGCCAATCTCATGCCAAGAATGATAGACAG ATAGTAGCCACAGTTTGCATGTTCTTGGCGGGTAAAGTTGAAGAAACACCCAGACCCCTGAAGGATGTTGTACTCATCTCTTATGAGATCATCCACAAAAAAGATCCTGCTGCGATTGCTCGAATTAAGCAGAAG GAAGTGTATGAGCAACAGAAGGAACTTCTGTTGATTGGGGAGCGCCTTGTGCTTGTAACACTTGGTTTTGACATGAATGTGCACCACCCTTACAAGCCCTTGGTTGAAGCTATTAAAAAATTCAAGGTTGCTCAAAATGCACTTGCTCAAGTTGCCTGGAATTTTGTTAACGATGG GCTACGCACTTCGCTTTGCCTGCAATTTAAGCCCCATCATATTGCGGCTGGCGCAATCTTCCTTGCTGCAAAGTTCCTCAAAGTCAAGCTTCCAGCAGATGGCGAGAAGGTCTGGTGGCAAGAGTTTGATGTAACCCCGCGGCAGTTGGAAG AGGTTAGCAACCAAATGTTGGAGCTCTACGAGCAGAACCGTGTTGGGCCACCACCATCACAAGGGAATGAAACCGAAGGGAGCTCTGCAAGTGTGCGTGCTCCTGTGAAAGAGGAGCCTCTTGCCAATGAATCTCATCAAGCGCCTAGACAGTCGAGCATACCAGGCCATCATGGATATGACCACCCTCACCCTGAAAAGCAAAACTCAAACCAGCGAGTACCCAAGATCGAAGCAAGGGATAGCTCTGCTAATAGCAATGAAGGTACCAATATGTCATCGTCAATGATGGATGCGATGAAAAAAATAGATAAGGATAAGGTGAAAGCAGCGCTGGAGAAACGGAGGAAATCAAAAGGTGATGCTGGTAGAAAGGTTGATGTCATGGATGATGATGACCTAATTGAGAGGGAACTGGAGCATGGTGTAGAATTGGCTGCCGAGGATGAGAAAAAACCCGACAGAAGGCAGAGCTGGCCCCATCCTGCGCACCGCGAGGATCACCAGAACACGACTCGCAAGGtggagaacaccgaagagggcgaGCTGTCCATGGACAGCCACGAATACCGTTCTCCTGACCCCGACAACCGGAAGAGGAAGGATGCGCACGAGCACAGGGGTTACGACCGTGGCGGCGATAGAGATGTCAAGAGGCTGAGGTCATGA
- the LOC124650098 gene encoding uncharacterized protein LOC124650098, with translation MAMVSPRWRPTGVETASRPWRSPSVAAGLPMRGARWPAMTVLPSGRTGELGGLQEPLRLLAFRGSSHAEHGACIYFHTSCLDDYIAKCYHVEEFRKTYEHCLQPLEGMPAWPISNRTRPVAPGHIAMPGRKKKSRTKEPEEKPGSSRVSRAGTTIRCGKCKQQGHNRKSCERRNGGVDPTKQMPSQQSHTTTPSTQPPATQPRVVPSMPSKQSTTASTKSKASTQSGPSSSKRPYNKGSKKNHGLVQGSQASSSVTINFSSGNETSRNNGTQHQGILG, from the exons atggccatggtgaGTCCAAGGTGGCGGCCGACTGGAGTGGAGACTGCCTCGCGCCCATGGCGCAGCCCGTCCGTGGCGGCGGGCCTGCCGATGCGGGGAGCTCGATGGCCGGCAATGACCGTCCTCCC GTCCGGCCGGACCGGGGAGCTTGGCGGTCTGCAGGAGCCTCTCCGCCTCTTAGCCTTTCGTGGCAGCAGCCATGCGGAGCATGGAG CTTGCATATATTTTCATACAAGCTGCCTTGATGATTACATTGCCAAGTGCTACCATGTTGAGGAGTTCAGAAAAACATATGAGCATTGTCTTCAGCCGCTGGAGGGCATGCCTGCATGGCCAATTTCGAACAGGACCAGGCCTGTGGCTCCAGGGCACATTGCCATGCCTGGTAGGAAGAAGAAGTCGAGGACAAAGGAACCAGAAGAGAAGCCAGGGAGCAGCAGAGTGAGCAGAGCTGGAACTACCATTAGGTGTGGAAAATGTAAACAACAAGGCCATAATAGGAAATCTTGTGAGAGGAGGAACGGAGGTGTAGATCCAACTAAACAAATG CCTTCACAGCAAAGTCATACAACCACACCATCTACACAACCACCGGCTACACAACCAAGGGTTGTACCATCCATG CCTTCAAAGCAAAGCACAACAGCTAGTACAAAGAGTAAGGCGAGTACACAATCAGGGCCATCTAGTTCAAAGAGGCCATATAACAAGGGTAGCAAGAAAAATCATGGTTTGGTGCAAGGGTCGCAAGCAAGTTCAAGTGTTACTATAAATTTTTCATCCGGAAATGAAACTTCAAGAAACAATGGAACCCAGCACCAGGGAATTCTTGGCTAG